In Saccopteryx bilineata isolate mSacBil1 chromosome X, mSacBil1_pri_phased_curated, whole genome shotgun sequence, the genomic window tccccacttcctctctctttctctcttctaaattaaataatatcttataaaaaatcaattgtatatatgaaattttttttgttttttggggttttttttagtatttttctgaagctggatatggggagagacagtcagacagactcctgcatgcgcctgactgggatccacccagcacacccaccaggggcgatgctctgcccaccagggggtgatgctctgcccctctggggcatcgctctgccgcgaccagagccactctagcgcctggggcagaggccaagaagccatccccagcacccaggccatctttgctccaatggagccttggctgcgggaggggaagagagagacagagaggaaggagaggaggaggggtggagaagcagatgggcgcttctcctatgtgccctggccaggaatcgaacctgggtcccccgcacgccaggctgacgctctaccgctgagccaaccggccagggcctatatgaattttgtttttatgaagatagagggacagacagaaacagacaggaagggagagagatgagaagcatcaattctttgttgcggcaccttagttgttcattgattgctttctcctatgtgccttgaccagagggctccagcagagtgagtgaccccttgctcaagccagtgaccttggggtcatgtccatgatcccacactcaagccagcgaccctgcactcaagccggtgacctcagggttttgaacttgggtactcagcatcccaagctgacactctatccactgtaccaccacttggttaggcaaatttaattttctaaatgaaattttaaaaagaaaagacagaatcttagccctggccggatggcttgctaggttagagcatcgtcccgaagcgcagaggttgccggtttgatccccggtcagggcacacacaggagcagatcggtgttcctgtctcgcgctctctcccttcctctgtgtctaaaatcaattaatcaataaataaaaccccaCAGAATCATCAGACATTATTGAAAATattagataaaaaaagaaaatattagataaagacatttatttttcaaaaaagactagaatcttaattttaaaagtaaaatatatatataaaagtacagaaatttcatttctttaatatatccttttttcctttctttcctttgattGTAACTGGACTCACCCAGCACCTTCCCtcacctgcctccctctcccttgcACGGCCactcccttaatcattaagccTCCAGGATGACGTGGTTCTGATcagcatcaattttttaaaaaagattttaggccctggccgtttggctctgtggtagagcgtcggcctggcgtgcagaagtcctgggttcaattcccggccagggcacacaggagaggcgcccatctgcttcttcacccctccccctctccttcctctctgtctctctcttccccttccgcagcgaggcttcattggaacaaagatggcccgggtgctggggatggctccttggcctctgcctcaggcgctagagtggctctggtctcggcagagcgacgccccagaggggcagagcatcaccccctggtgggcgtgccgggtggatcccggtcgggcgcatgcgggagtctgtctgactatctatccccatttccagcttcagaaaaatacaaaaaaaaaaaaaaagattttaaaagtctgcattaacatacaaaaatctctattattttcaatattgttttgcaTTTTCCAGCCACAGAACTATCAGAGTGATATGAAATCTTAAAAACCAAGTGATGTGTAACTCTCACCTCACTCCCCACCCTTAGCCAGAAGCTTACTGTTGAGGATGGTGGAGGCTTCGATCTCATCTGCTCATCACTTTCCCTTAAAACAAGTGGCAACCACTGAGAGGGGTAAGCAGGCACTCAGTCCTTGAGCTgagttttcctctctgtttccatCAAATACCTTCAGAGCAAGTGTTGAGGTTAgtgttgtctgttttgtttacagTGCTCTGGGAATACGTTAGTTGTCATCATTTGTTCTAAGAGGGAACCCAAGACTGCTGCCACCACCTACACTTAGTTACAGACTGGGTCCAAGGGTCCTCCTGACACCACATTTGGATAAGTGCCTTTGGGGAGCCTGGGGGTGGATGGGACAGCTGTTCAGGGGGTGCTTACAAACCAGCCATGACCCCTTCCACATGCATGGGGAGGTACAGCTACAAACTAGTCCATATACGTGACTAAATGACAGTATCGGATACCCAGGGATATATGCAGATGACATACTCTCTTCACTTGAGAGACGGgaaacctgaggctcagagaaatgaggtgacttgtctaaggtcacagcTGACAGGTACCGGAGCCGTCTGATGTGACGGTCCTCCCAGTCCTCCTAATTACTGCACATCAACTCAGAAAGGGTTTAGTCTTTGCTTTCTCATCCAGAGGCACATCACTGCTGTGGATTGGAATAGACAAATTCCTCCAGGGAAGGTACAAAGTTCAGGTTTACAAAGGAGCCCAGGAAGTATCTGGGATCTGAACTATAATGAGAAAAGAACTAggagtgggagaaagcaaggggaTTGCTCCTATATACTCCTGAATAAAtaggaattaaaaaacaaacttctgAATGTGCATAGCTTTCTCTAACCTTTTTCAGTCTTTTCCTATTCACTATTTCACTTGACCCCAGAAATAATTATGGAAGCCTGGTAAATGTAATTTCAAACAAGACCATTCTTCTAAAGGGACAGAAACTGTCAGATGTTCCCATTATGCAATACTGAAGGCTGTATTAATCCATGCATGAAGAGGCCTTTCCAGGTGGTATGTCAATCAGGCTAGTGCTGGGCAGGAAATCAGGACAATGATCACCAAAGACCTTATATTGTTAGTTTTGAATTATGTGAACATGTGGATATACTGtctatttaaaatgaaagatagTGAATACAATCAAATGAATGGCATTGTTTCCCATCCCAACTGGCCTTATGAGGTGACTTATGTACCCAAGGTCAGTAGATAAATCACATGTCAGAACTGCTGTATGAAAACCCTTCTGGCTAATTGCACATgcaaaaaatcaagagaaatgcAGGCTACAAAGCACCACTAGAATTGAGATTCAGTGCTTTACTCTGGTTCACTCCCTGGAGATAAAAAATCCGGCTAATTTCATAGCATGTCACAAAAAAGAGGGTGAAGAATTCAGACCCTAATGTTGAACCTGACCAACTGATTTCtacctgtcatttttttttagcacgtgcacacacacgcaagagagaggagaaagagggagacaaacaggcagagatgagaagcatcaactcgtagttgtgacatcttagttttttattgattgcttctcatatgtgccttgacccgggggctacagccaagcccgtgaccccttgctcaaaccagtgaccttgggcttcaagccagcaaccatggggtcatgtttatgatcccatgctcaagccagcgacctcagggttttaaacctgggtcctcagcgtcccaggctgaagctctatccactgcaccgccgcctggtcaggcctaactggaatttttttttattcattttagagaggagagagagggagagagagagagagagagagagagagagagagagagaggaggggaggagctggaagcatcaactccccatatgtgccttgaccaggcaagcctagggtttcaaaccggtgacctcagcatttccaggtcgacgctttatccactgcgccaccacaggtcaggcctatttttttttttttttttttggtatttttctgaagttggaaacggggagacagtcagacagactcctgcatgtgcccaactgggatccacccggcatgcccaccagggggcgatgctctgcccatcttggggtgtcgctctgccgcaatcagagccattctagcacctgaggcagaggccacagagccatcctcagtgcctggggaaactttgctccaatggagccttggctcctggaggggaagagagagacagagaggaaggaaagagggaggggtggagaagcagatgggcgcttctcctgtgtgccctggcctggaattgaacccgggactcctgcacgccaggccgacgctctaccactgagccaactggccagggccctaactgGAATTTTAAACACTAGATTCACCCAGAAAAGGAACTAGAAAACTTGTATTTACATATGTGATACTAGTAGCAACTGCCATTTACGAAACATTAGGCACTGAGCACAGTGAAGGTGCTTGGTACACACTTTGTCTATAGTTTGTAAGCCTCGGTACCTTCTAGTTTTGGTGcggttttttttaagtgttaaagCTACCTTTGATAAATTGGTTGATCTTgtgtagtcattttttttttaagtgagaagagaggagatagttaGACAGGCAGCTgcaagtggggaagagagagagaagggaaagagggaggggaagagaagcagatggtcgcttctcatgtgtgccctgactggggattgaacctgggacatccacacgtggGGCTGATGGTCTAGccgcttagccaaccagccagggccatcatattttgaaaaggaaagaaaacctttgactttacttttcatttttatttcagagtACATAACATACTGTATGCTACATAATACACTGCATAACCTTCCAGTAGGAGTAGATGGACATCGCTCAGTTATTTTTCATCAATCAGGAAAATGCTTCCTTAATTAATATTCTCCAAACCCTGAAAAACAGTTTCAAAAGGGAAATGTGAGAATTTTGTTCCCATCAAAGACGTGCATGTACTCATATTTCCAGCGCCACCAAGTGGCGCTCTCCATTATTAAAGAATGTTCACGTACCACATTTCTTGCAACAAATTGAATTTTATAATcactaaattaagaaaaaataacttacaatTACGTCTAGTTTCCCTTTTCTGACAGCAGCAAACATATCACTTTAACTTTCCACCCACAATGAGAACTAGTCAGGAAGTATTTACCATCCGGATTCTTCTATAAAGCACCCTCAGGGAGTCAGAGAACAGTAAGGTAAAGCCGTTTTTATAAAATACCAGCTAACATGAGGAAGATACTAGTAGCCTCATTCCAAtcttttttacagatgagaaaagaagGCTTGGAGAGGTTACAAGTCGTTTAAGTCAGTAAGGAAGTAGCAGAGCTAGAATTCAAGTTCAGGGCCCCCAACTCCAGAACTCTTGCCCCGTGTAAGCATGACACTATTTATTCAGAAGACCCACTCTATCTTACTCTGTTCACAACCAAATACTTATAATCAGTGAAGACATTTCTTCCAGGTGTTCAAATAACAGTCCAGGTATTTTGTTTACTATTGCAGAAAGAATCACcttgagagaaattaaaattgtagaGTCCTAGAAGTCACCCTGTAGAAATCCTAAGTTGTTTGGTCTGGCCAGGGGCCTAGGAGTCTGCATTGTATCTCATATGCCAGACTATGATAGTTATTCttagaccacactttgagaaatacTGTTCTAGGTGACTAGATAGCTATCACCATGGTCTTTAGACTTGATTCTCAGATAACACTATACTGAGAGACAGACTACCTTGGTTGACTCCTCAGTGTTATTTAACCAGTGAAACTCTgttctctcatctataaaatgatggAATTAATATTCACCTAGTTTCACTATGTGAAATAaatgagcaaaaagaaaatatagaaaggtaactaaaaatttaaaaagagtaataaagAGGAACTCCCAGAAGATATTAAAACATTCTATTCTATTAGGTCGATCCATATGAAGATGCTATTACTTGGTCATTTTTAATCCACAAAAACAGCAATTTCATAAGattaaatcaaatataaaattatattgattcTTAACATATGTATGATATTGGTGCAGGAACTGGGAAACCAATGAAGTACAGAAGAGCACATTCGTGAAACAGGAGCATGTGTATATGGAAACTTAGTTTACTGGAGtagtatttcaaataaaaaaaagaactgttctaTAAATGGATAATTGTGACAACTGTCTATttcttggaaaaaaaggaaagttaaatCCTGGCTACACCTTATACCCCAAAATACCCTGTAGATTGGTCAGAGCACTAAGTGTAAATGAAGAACTGTAGCAGTATTTGGAGAAATGGGAAGGCTACATTTTTATAATCTTGAATAGGAAGCTCATTTGTAAGCAAGACTAATTAAACCATAAAgccaaaaatgataaaatacaaactgaacaccaaaattaaaaactactatcatacctgacctgtggtggcgcagtaaataaagtgtcgacttggaaagctggttcaaaaccctgggcttacccggtcaaggcacatatgagagttgggagttgatgcttcctgctcaccccccccttgtgtctccctttgctttctctctctctcctctctcaaatgaataaataaaaatcttaaaaaaaaaaaaactactatcatagccctggctggatcagttggttagcatgtcatcctgatacacaaaagGTTCTGGGTTCATTCCatagtgagggcacatacaagaattaactaatgaatgcataaataagtggaacaacaaattgatctctcccttgctctctaaaaatcatttaaaaaattgttaagcattggctggatagctcggttgttagagcatcgtcctgaagtgcagaggttgctggctcaatccccagtcagggtacatacaggaacagagctaTGTTGCCCccctcgctaaaatcaataaaaattttttaaaaaattaaatctactgTCATAAAGTGATAAAGACAAGAGAAGACTAGgaaaaatatttgtacatataaaagaaacaaaattagtaTTCATAATACATAAAGAAAcctagtaaataaaaagaaagagaacagagcAAGTCAAGTATATAGGCAAACAATCCACAGAACTAGAAATACAAACAGCATTAACTATGTGAAAGGCTGCTCAACCTCACTAGTAGATGCGAAAATGCAAATTCAATTAGTACATCAGGAGCACCCACCTCCACCCTGACAGATGGCTAGCACTGGAGTCATCTTACCTTTGACACATAGTAACGATTAACTCCAGACACCCGCTTATCTCTTTCCATCAAAGTCCACTGATAGGAATAGTAGGCAACCCTTTTTTcctacaattaaaataaattattgcaGTTTTAAGATGAGTGACTCAATAGAGGAATATTAAAACTGTAGTAAGTGACATTCTAGAATGGAATTAgcactgaaataaaaatcaaattaataatataagacCAGAATCATAACAGACCTCTAAACTTTAGAATTAAGATGGTAACTTACACTTTCTACTTTAACctgcatcatttattttttttcctccctgctcCCATGCTCTTCTAAAGAcagcctgtttttttgtttgtttgttttttgtttctggtaTCTACTGGGAAAATCACACATGAAGGATGATCACAAAACCAAAAAGcaaataacaaatacatttatttacccTTTGTACTCTAGAGACGATGTCAAGGGCtaggaagaggggggaaaacagGATCTTGTGGTACATTTCTAAGGGCTTACAAAAGAAAATGGGGGATAAACAAATGTCAGAATAGAAACCTAattaagagccctggccggatcccatacgccaaggttgcgagttcaatctccagtcagagcacattatcaagactcaaccaatgaatgcataaataaagtagaacaaaaaatcaatgtttctctctctccccctctctccctccctcctttcctctctttgaaATCagtcaatatattaaaaattttaaaagatgaagtcTTAAAAACTAGTTAAGCTTGACGAAGAAATAATGAGAAGCGATCAAGATGAGAATGCTAGGAGTTAAAAACAGAATCGAGCAAGAAAGGAGACCAGAAGTCGGAAGCAGTGGGAGCAAGGCTGACGCCTCCGTCTTCTGCTAGGAGCCTGGACCTAACTTCTCCTACTCTCCTTTTCCAGGCCCCGAATCTCTGCTCGGCCCTCCGGCGCCCTCTTCTCCCAGCAACTGGCTGCTTCTTGCTAGAGTAGATTGTTGTTTCTTCCTGGCTTCATTCCCTAAACCTCCACTTTCAGGCAAATacggaaaagggggagaggacgcgCCCTTGGTATTCTCCATCTCAGCCAGAGGGTGCTGGTGCTACTCTGCTCCCCACCTCACCGCCCTTGACGTAACGCCGGGCCGCAGAGCCGCTGGCCGCCTAGGGACGCCACCTTACCTTGCCCCCGTTAGTGAAGCGGTGGATGCGCGCGGTGGCAATCCCGGGGATGAGCAGGCACACGCCCATGACGGCGAGCCCGGGGAGAATCTCGAACCACATCGCGGCAAAGTTACCGAAGCCAAAAGAAATACAGTCCAAAGCCTTAAAAGTGACCGGCTCTACTCATTCCCACCAAGCCCCGCGGCAGGCAGCGGCTGGGCGGGGTCACGTACACTTCCGGAGGAAACGACGGAGGCCGTCAGGGCTGTAGGCTGGCGCATTCTCTCACCCGACTTCCGGCGGGCCTCTCTCTCCAGTGCGCTTAGCTCCCGGTTCTGTGCCGAAACCCCGACGTGCAGTAACGTGAAGCATCCCCACGCGACCCACCATCCGCAGCCGTTTCAGGGTCGGGACTGGAAAATGGCAGAGCAACTTTCTCCAGGAAAGGCGACAGACCAGGTGTGCACCTTCCTGTTCAAAAAGCCTGGGCGAAAAGGGGCTGCAGGCCGCAGGAAGCGCCCGGTCTGCGACCCAGAGCCCGGAGacgacagcagcagcagcagtgacgAAGGCAGCACTGTAGTTCGCCGGGAAAAGAAGCGGGCGACCCACAATCCGATGATCCAGAAGACCCGTGGCAGTGGGAAACAGAAGGTGGTTTACTGCGACTCGAGTAGCGAGGAGGAGGAGGCGAACGGGAATGAGCCTGAGACTCTCCGTGTGGTCTACAAGTCCACCCGCTCGGCGAAACCCGTGGGGCCAGAGGACATGGGGGCGACTGCTGTCTATGAGGTGGACACGGAAAAGGAGCGTGATGCCCAAGCCATCTTTGAGCGCAGTCAGAAGATCCAGGAGGAGCTGAGGGGCAAGGAAGATGACAAGATCTATCGCGGCATCAATAACTATCAGAAGTATATGAAGCCCAAGGATACGTCTATGGGCAATGCTTCCTCCGGCATGGTGCGGAAGGGCCCCATCAGAGCGCCCGAGCATCTCCGTGCTACCGTGCGCTGGGATTACCAGCCTGACATTTGTAAGGACTACAAAGAGACAGGCTTTTGCGGCTTCGGAGACAGCTGCAAATTTCTCCATGACCGATCAGATTACAAGCATGGGTGGCAGATCGAACGGGAGCTGGATGAGGGTCGCTACGATGTTTATGAGGACGAAAACTACGAGGTGGCAAGCGATAGTGAAGATATTCCATTCAAGTGTTTCATCTGTCGCCAGAGCTTCCAAAACCCAGTTGTCACCAAGTGCAGGCATTATTTCTGTGAAAGCTGTGCACTGCAGCATTTCCGCACCACCCCACGCTGCTATGTCTGTGACCAGCAGACCAATGGCGTCTTCAACCCAGCGAAAGAATTGATTGCTAAACTGGAAAGACATCAAGCTGCAGAAGAGGATGGTACTTATGATTTCCCAGAAGACCCTGATGAGGGTCCAGTTCCCACTACTTAGTTTTCCCATTATTCTCCAATCtcaaaataaatactgtattttggAAATCTTAATTTGTGTCCTTCCTTTCTAGGGAAAGTGACAAAGGAAAAGGCAGGTGGTGAAGTAGGTTCCTGGCTAGATGGCTTGTGAAAGCATCAAGGTAGGTACAATCTGTATTTTTACCTGATATAAATGTTGCCTTGTGTATCTTTTCAGAACTCTTTGGCATAAATTAAAAAGATGGGAGATGTTCAAGAAAAGAGCTAGAATTCACTTGAAATAACCAAGGCTGTGATGAAAAGAACTGAAACTATTTACTATATCACATTTCTGTATCATTGAATGGTTTACAAAAGTACTTTCATGCATATTGGGAGCATGTGCTACTTCAAAATACACCCCAGCCAAGCTGTGTGTATGCAGGAATAGGTGAGAGGGAGAATTGGGCTGGGGGACTGGTGGCTTGCACCACAGAATGCATGTATGGAAAATGGCCCTTGCTCTCTTTGAAGCACCTACAGTAACCACCCTTCCATGGATGATTGAAATGATCTCTGTTGCGCTGTCCAATATGATAGCTGCTGGTTTGTGTGGCTGTTTTAAGCACGTGAAATGTATCTGGTGGCCACCAGAATGGACGTTGCAGTCATAGACTGGGCTTGCAAACCTGCAGAGGGCAAACCTAATATTTTATACTGCATTGTCTGAAACTGTCTTCACCGACCCTGTAATATAGCTGATCATGCCCTATTAAAGTTAATCTAGGTACCTGTCTTCCCAAATAATTTGTGAACTCCTGTAACTAGCTGAGTGCTTGGCATATAATAAGTTCTTAATAAGTAAACCCAGAGAGATTTCAAAAGGGATATTGGGGCCAAAGCCTTTCATCCAAGCTGAGGAGCTTGACTGTGTCTCTAGGTAATTGGGAGATCAGAGTTTTGGGGAGGGAAACACAATCAGACTTCTTTTTAAATGTCGTGTTTGCAAGCTGTCAGATTGCAGAGAGATGGATGACAAGAGGTAGGAGGCCAGTTAGGCCAAGTGATTAGTAAATttttattgctctggctagaatttgGACTGATCCCAGGAAAGAGATGCAAGAATAAATTGTGGGCCCTGGTGGGATGGTGgggttggttagagtatcttcCTGATGCACAAAgtttgctggttcagtccccagtcagggcacatacaaaaatggattgatatttctctctctttaaaatcaataaataaaaacattttttaaaaagtgaattaagtgccctggccagatagcttggttgcttaggGAATTGTCCCCAAGTGCAGTTCAATCTCCattcatggcacatacaggaacagatcagtgttcctgtctcttgtctcccttccttttttgctaaaatcaactttaaaaaaattttaatgaataaattgtggattagtttttttttaatttatatcatGAAtccattaatttttagagagagggtgagacacacagagaaggaaacattGATTTCTGTCACTCATTCATctgtcattggttggttcttgcatgtgccctgaccggggatcaaagcTAAGCTACCCCAGCAGGGATCACATCATGAATCTGTTTAAAGATATTCTTCGAGCAGCTattctgtgtcaggcactgtgcttggcATAGGGGATATTAGCAAACAAAATGGACACAGCTCCTGTACTCACGGAGCTAGACATAAAACAGTGACAGGTGCAAtaagtacaagaaaaaaaagcgCACTGGATCTCAGGATACACCCAATCCAAGCTTTGGAGGACGTCAGAATCATTAACTTAATACAAGGTGAAACATTATATAGCACAGTGTATAAAGTATAGTGGAGTTAGAGACtaagaatccatgggagtccgaaagaccagagtaacaggctttattgaaaggaagaaagaaaccctgctggTTACTCctccgggggagaagagcactggtacaagctagggggacaaattatatggggtcaagaaaaatttcgagcatgtgggtgttgaatcaaaagtcctggtgtctCCGGAGCCCCTCCTGGTGGCGGCTTCttagcttcttggaattcctctgtctcaggggcgatagtccagtaagggtgaggtctgacagataaacagaacatcaagagggcagtttggaatacacatatctctCAGAGACGTGAGATACTGGAGAAGCCTGCTGGGAAAAGGGCTTAAGAAAGCATCACACAGGCAAGAGCATTTAAGGGATGAGActtcagaagaggaaacaggaaagaagacGCTGCAGAAGCAGATGGAGCAGCAGGAGCGTACAGGGCCATGGAAGGCAAAGGAAGGATGTTCTTAAAAAGTATCACGGAAAGCAATATGGCGATGAGTagcaaaataatcattaaaatggtccatttttaaaaggtattccTGAGAATTTATACTTACAAAGGTATACAGAAGTAGAATAAAGCTTaatgaaaaaagatatatgtTGAATAGAAACATGTCTAAAGTAATAGTCATAAAATGGGAGCATTGTTTATTTTTGATGGCGTGAGTCTACTTTTCTCTTTGGACTTTTCTGTCTtgcttgaatttttcttttttttcttctttttttttttagagttttacaCTATGTTTAA contains:
- the NDUFA1 gene encoding NADH dehydrogenase [ubiquinone] 1 alpha subcomplex subunit 1 → MWFEILPGLAVMGVCLLIPGIATARIHRFTNGGKEKRVAYYSYQWTLMERDKRVSGVNRYYVSKGLENIN
- the RNF113A gene encoding E3 ubiquitin-protein ligase RNF113A encodes the protein MAEQLSPGKATDQVCTFLFKKPGRKGAAGRRKRPVCDPEPGDDSSSSSDEGSTVVRREKKRATHNPMIQKTRGSGKQKVVYCDSSSEEEEANGNEPETLRVVYKSTRSAKPVGPEDMGATAVYEVDTEKERDAQAIFERSQKIQEELRGKEDDKIYRGINNYQKYMKPKDTSMGNASSGMVRKGPIRAPEHLRATVRWDYQPDICKDYKETGFCGFGDSCKFLHDRSDYKHGWQIERELDEGRYDVYEDENYEVASDSEDIPFKCFICRQSFQNPVVTKCRHYFCESCALQHFRTTPRCYVCDQQTNGVFNPAKELIAKLERHQAAEEDGKVTKEKAGGEVGSWLDGL